In Clostridiales bacterium, the sequence ACCAATACGGGATTGAAATTTTCTTTCCAGGGCAAGCCCCACTTGTTCAGCGCGTCCATAAAAGGATCGGGATCGAGCTGCTCCATATTAAATACGCCCTCGCCTTTCCAAATACCTTTTAGGATAAGCATAGCGCCTATCATCGCGGGCACGCCCGTAGTGTATGAAACCGCTTGCGAGCCTACCTCGCGGTAACATTCTTGATGGTCGCAAATATTATACAAATAATATGTCTTAGGCTTGCCGTCTTTGATGCCCTTAAATATGCAGCCTATATTGGTCTTGCCTTTGGTGCGCGGACCCAAACTCGCCGGGTCGGGCAATACGGCTTTTAGAAATTGAAGCGGAACAATTTCTTGGCCTTGGAATTTGACGGGTTTTATTGAGGTCATCCCAACGTTTTCAAGGCACTTAAGATGGGTCAAATAGCTTTGGCTAAATGTCATAAAAAACCTTATTCTTTTTACGCCCTTAATATATTTAGCCAAGCTTTCCAGTTCCTCGTGATACATCAAATACATATCCCTTTTGCCTATGCCCTCAAAGTCATATTCCCTTTTTATTTCCATAGGCTCGGTTTCTATCCATTTGCCGTTTTCCCAATAACGCCCTTTGGCGCTTACTTCCCGTATATTGATCTCAGGATTAAAGTTGGTCGCAAAAGGATAGCCATGGTCGCCGCCGTTGCAGTCCAGTATGTCTATTTCGTGGATTTCGTCAAAATGGTGCTTTTGGGCATACGCCGCGAAAACGCTGGTAACGCCCGGGTCAAAACCGCTGCCCAATAACGCCATTATGCCCGCTTCCTTAAACCTGTCGTGATAGGACCATTGTTCTTCATATTGAAAGTGCGGGTTGTCGGGATGTTCGTAATTAGCCGTGTCAAGATAATGGACCTTAGCGCGCAAGCACGCTTCCATTATGGTCAAGTTCTGATAAGGCAGCGCCAAATGCATCGCTATTTGGGGCTTATGCTTGTTAAATAAGGCCACAAGCTCGTCCAATTTATCGGCATCAACCTGTTCGGTATAAATCTTGGTCTTGCTGTGTTTTAGCTTTTCGGCCAAAGCGTCGCACTTGGACTTTGTCCTGCTGGCGATCACAAGCTCGCTAAACACTTCGCTGTTTTGGCAGCACTTATGGACGGCGACAGTCGCCACGCCTCCGCATCCGATTATCATCGCTTTCATTTTATTTTTCTCCCTCCTTGTTTTATATTGATAATAGCAGTTCTCGCAAGAATTTACAAGCAAGCGCAATTGAAGTTCCGCTTGTGTCATAAGGGGGGCATAATTCGGTTATATCGCAGCCGACCACATTTAATTTTCCTAAGGTTGCCGCGGCCTCGCGAAGCTCCTCAAAGCTGACCCCGCCGGCTTCGGGCGTGCCGGTCGCGGCAAACTCCGACGGGTCCAAACAATCAAGGTCAAAAGTGAGATAAACGGGCTTGTCGCCTATTATGTCAATAGCTTTTTTTAAGTCTTTTATAACAAACTTGGTCAAATATGTATTATCTTTGGCGTATTCAAACTCTGTTCTCTCCCCCGAACGGATGGCGTATTGGAAAATTTTTTTAGGTCCCAAAACTTCGCAAACCCTTCTCATAACCGTGCTGTGCGAAAGTTTTTCGCCCAAATACTCGTCCCTTAAATCCGCGTGCGCGTCAAAGTCAATCACATACAAATCGTCACATTTTTGCTTTATAGCTTTGACCGCCGCCAAGGTCACAAGATGCTCGCCGCCTATCATTACGGGTATTTTGCCGTCCGACAAAATTTTATACGCAAACTCTTGGATTTGGCCAAGCGCTTTTTGGGCGCTGCCAAAAGGCAAGTCCAAATCCCCTGCGTCAAAAACATTAATTTCAGATAAGTCCTTGTCCAAATACGGACTGTATGTCTCTATGCCGTAGCTTTCTTCGCGCATTCTTTTGGGCGCAAAGCGCGCGCCCGGACGGTAAGTGGTCGTGCCGTCAAAAGGCGCCCCAAACAATACAAACTTGGCCGTTTGGTAATCGCTTCCACAGCCGATAAAAATATTTTTCTTATTCAACATGCTCCAAAAGCTCCGTTACATAGTTGGGCAAATAAAAAGCGCCTTTGTGGAGGTTTGTATTATAGTATTTTGTTTTTATGTTAAGACTATTCCAGTAATCTTCCTTGAGATCTTTCAGCGGATGATACTTTTTGGAAGCGAACCCGAACAACCAATGCCCCGACGGATAAATGGGGATATGCGCCTGATAAACGCGGCAAATCTCAAATGTCTTATATATATTTTTGTGAACCTTTTGCATGGCAAGCGCGTCAGGCTCGTAAAACGGGCTTTCGTGCTGGTTGACCATTATGCCGTTTTCTTTGAGCGCCTTATAGCAATTGCCATAAAACTCTTTGGTAAACAGCGGCTCAGCCGGACCATACGGGTCTGGCGAATCCACTATTATAAGGTCGTATTTGTCTTCGCATTTACGCACAAACTTTAACCCGTCCGAGATAATTATGTTCACTCTCGGGTCGCTTAGCTTATAGCTGGATTTGGGCAAAAACTTTTTTGCCGCGAAAATAAGCATTTGGTCAATTTCCACCAAATCAATCTGCTCAATGCTAGAATAATGGCATAGCTCGCGAACGACGCCGCCGTCGCCGGCGCCGATCACCAATACCGACTTAATGTTTGGATGGACCGCCAAAGCCGGATGCACAATCATCTCATGATAAACAAACTCGTCTTTTTCGGAAAACATCACGGAACCGTCTAAAACCAAACATCTGCCAAAATCAATGCTTTCAAACACATCAATGCGCTGATGCTCGGTCTTTTCGCTAAAAAGCTGTTTGTCAATCTTGATTGAAAACCGCACATTTTTGGTGTGTTTTTCGCTAAACCATAATTCCATTTCTACTCCTTTGTCACATTGATATACTCAACATTTATATCCATTGTGCCGGTCAAAAAACATCCTTTGGCTTTTGAGTATTTAATATATTCCACTATCTGCTTGGTTATTAGCTCGCCCGGCGACAAAATGGGTATTCCGGGCGGATAGCTCATTACAAACTCGGCGCTGATGTTGCCCTCGCATTTGTCCAGCGGCAACATAACCTTCTCTGAATAAAACGCCGCCTGCGGAGTCATTATAACATGCGGATTGATATATTCTTGCTCCAGCATTCCCAGCTTGCTCTTTTTGTAAAGCCTCCTAATTTCGGCCAAAGCGCCGACCAGCCTTTCAATATCGCGGTCCCTGTCGCCTACCGAAATATACGCCAAGAAGTTGCCAAGGTCGCCAAACTCAACCTGGATATCGTATTCGTCGCGCAAGATGTCATAAACCTCTATTCCCGCCAGTCCTATATTAAGCGTATTGACCGAAAGTTTGGTAATATCAAAATCGTATATGGTGTCGCCGTTGACAAGCTCTTTGGAATAGGCGTAATAGTCGCCTATATGGTTGATTTCTTCGCGGGCGTATTCCGCCTGCTCAATAACGCGCGCGAAAATGCTCTCGCCGCGCAAAGCCAAATTGCGCCGCGACAAATCAAGGCTGCTCATTAATATATACGAAGCGCTTGTGGTCTGGGTAAGGTTGATAATTTGTCTTACATAGTCGTGGTTGATGTTTTTGCCCGTAAGCAATAGCGAGCTTTGGGTCAACGACCCGCCCGATTTATGCATGCTCACAGCCGCCATATCGGCGCCCACTTCCATAGCGGACGGTGGGAGGCTGTCATGAAAATAAAAATGCGTCCCGTGCGCCTCGTCCACAAGCACTTTCATCCCGTATTTGTGCGCTAAGTCCGTTATGGCTTTTAGGTTGGAACAAATGCCGTAATATGTGGGGTTGTTTACAAAAACCGCTTTGGCGTCGGGATTTTCAATTATCGCTTTTTCAAAGTCCGCCATGCTCATGCCCAAGGATATGCCAAGCTGCTGGTTTAGCTGCGGATTGACATAAACGGGGATAGCGCCGCACAAAACCAAAGCGTTAATCGCGCTGCGGTGGACATTGCGCGGCAAAATTATTTTGTCGTCCTTTTTGCAAACGGATAATATCATCGCCTGAACGGCCGAAGATGTGCCGTTAACAATCAAAAAAGCGTGGTTTGCGCCAAAAGCCTCGGCTGCTATTTCTTCGGCCTCTTTTATGACCGAGACCGGATGCCCCAAGTTGTCCAAGCATTTTTGCGAGTTGGCGTCAATACTCACGCACTTTTCGCCCAAAAAATCGGTCAGTTCGCTGTTGCCCTTGCCTCTTTTATGCCCGGGCACATCAAACGGCATAATCCTCGCCCTTTTAAACTCTTCCAACGCTTCCACGATAGGCGCGCGCTTTTGTCTTCTTTGGCTCATTTTTTCTCACAACAAAAAATTCTCAGATCTACAACCTGAGAATTTCAATATATATAGTTTTTCTTATATATTTTTTCATAGAGTCTATTTAGCAATAACACTTTTAATACTCTTATTAATTTTCAAGTTGTGTCTTTTTTTTGCACAAGCTTATTATTCATAATTAATAAGGCAACAAAAGTTGCCGATTTCGGCTTTGACCTTGGCTGTCCGCATGGCCTTTTTTCAGAGATTGATATCTGATAGGTCAGTCGTTGCAATAAACTCATAATTAGTTTATGTGCTTAATATAATATCATTTTTACCTAGCAATATCAAACATTTTTACAATGTTTATTTAAAAATAATTTTCATTTATATTGTTATGTTATTTATTAAATTTTAGCCAAAATACAAAAAAAAATTAAAAAGGCGTTTTTTTTATTATGGGTAAAAATACAATACATATATTTTTCGCGCTATTTTTTGGCAAAAATCAATAAAAATAAAAAAAAATAGAGAACAATAAAGTTCCCTATCTTTATATTATAAATGGCTAAAATTATATGTTTAAAATTACGCCCTGATTTATTTTTAAAAAAACCTTGCCCTAAGCTATACGCCTGTTAATCTTCATAGATTCCGTAAGCGGCGTTTACATCTTGGACAAATATTATGCCGTTGCCGGGCTTATCAAGCTCAAGGTTTTTATAAATCGCTTCCACTATGCCCTTGGTGATTTCGGCCTTGCACAATATCAAAACGGTTTCTTTTTCGGGCTCTATTTCCATATTAAACACTTTGGCCGTTTCGTGTATGCCTGAGCCGCGCGCGTTTAAGATCGTTCCGCCCTTTGAGCCGGCGGCGCTTGCGGCGTCAATTACTTCTTCGGCTTTTCCTTTGTTAACTATGGTGATTATAAGTTGATACATAGGACTGCTTGCTCCTTTTGATTTTTGGTTTTCTTCGTTCCTATA encodes:
- a CDS encoding aminotransferase class I/II-fold pyridoxal phosphate-dependent enzyme, which encodes MSQRRQKRAPIVEALEEFKRARIMPFDVPGHKRGKGNSELTDFLGEKCVSIDANSQKCLDNLGHPVSVIKEAEEIAAEAFGANHAFLIVNGTSSAVQAMILSVCKKDDKIILPRNVHRSAINALVLCGAIPVYVNPQLNQQLGISLGMSMADFEKAIIENPDAKAVFVNNPTYYGICSNLKAITDLAHKYGMKVLVDEAHGTHFYFHDSLPPSAMEVGADMAAVSMHKSGGSLTQSSLLLTGKNINHDYVRQIINLTQTTSASYILMSSLDLSRRNLALRGESIFARVIEQAEYAREEINHIGDYYAYSKELVNGDTIYDFDITKLSVNTLNIGLAGIEVYDILRDEYDIQVEFGDLGNFLAYISVGDRDRDIERLVGALAEIRRLYKKSKLGMLEQEYINPHVIMTPQAAFYSEKVMLPLDKCEGNISAEFVMSYPPGIPILSPGELITKQIVEYIKYSKAKGCFLTGTMDINVEYINVTKE
- the speE gene encoding polyamine aminopropyltransferase, giving the protein MELWFSEKHTKNVRFSIKIDKQLFSEKTEHQRIDVFESIDFGRCLVLDGSVMFSEKDEFVYHEMIVHPALAVHPNIKSVLVIGAGDGGVVRELCHYSSIEQIDLVEIDQMLIFAAKKFLPKSSYKLSDPRVNIIISDGLKFVRKCEDKYDLIIVDSPDPYGPAEPLFTKEFYGNCYKALKENGIMVNQHESPFYEPDALAMQKVHKNIYKTFEICRVYQAHIPIYPSGHWLFGFASKKYHPLKDLKEDYWNSLNIKTKYYNTNLHKGAFYLPNYVTELLEHVE
- a CDS encoding saccharopine dehydrogenase family protein translates to MKAMIIGCGGVATVAVHKCCQNSEVFSELVIASRTKSKCDALAEKLKHSKTKIYTEQVDADKLDELVALFNKHKPQIAMHLALPYQNLTIMEACLRAKVHYLDTANYEHPDNPHFQYEEQWSYHDRFKEAGIMALLGSGFDPGVTSVFAAYAQKHHFDEIHEIDILDCNGGDHGYPFATNFNPEINIREVSAKGRYWENGKWIETEPMEIKREYDFEGIGKRDMYLMYHEELESLAKYIKGVKRIRFFMTFSQSYLTHLKCLENVGMTSIKPVKFQGQEIVPLQFLKAVLPDPASLGPRTKGKTNIGCIFKGIKDGKPKTYYLYNICDHQECYREVGSQAVSYTTGVPAMIGAMLILKGIWKGEGVFNMEQLDPDPFMDALNKWGLPWKENFNPVLV
- a CDS encoding P-II family nitrogen regulator, coding for MNKIMNMPKFEIIYIIVNHGKGSKVLRKAKEYGMRGGTVFLGRGTVNNAFLKFLSLYDVRKEIILMGADTQTAENALEALSQKFRFDKPHHGIAFTVSACNIIGSSCYRNEENQKSKGASSPMYQLIITIVNKGKAEEVIDAASAAGSKGGTILNARGSGIHETAKVFNMEIEPEKETVLILCKAEITKGIVEAIYKNLELDKPGNGIIFVQDVNAAYGIYED
- the speB gene encoding agmatinase produces the protein MLNKKNIFIGCGSDYQTAKFVLFGAPFDGTTTYRPGARFAPKRMREESYGIETYSPYLDKDLSEINVFDAGDLDLPFGSAQKALGQIQEFAYKILSDGKIPVMIGGEHLVTLAAVKAIKQKCDDLYVIDFDAHADLRDEYLGEKLSHSTVMRRVCEVLGPKKIFQYAIRSGERTEFEYAKDNTYLTKFVIKDLKKAIDIIGDKPVYLTFDLDCLDPSEFAATGTPEAGGVSFEELREAAATLGKLNVVGCDITELCPPYDTSGTSIALACKFLRELLLSI